ACACTACGAACAGCGGCTGCAACTCGCGCGCGCATCGCAGCTTACAGCGCTTAGCAAACAAGCAGCATCAATGAATGGTCAGTTGCTTGACTCGGAAAAAACGCTCAATGGGCAACCAGGAGCGGATATGCTCGAAAAAAGTTGGCAAGCAATTCAGTTGGACGATCAAAAATATAGTACCTTCCACGCTTTATTTCCGCACTTGAAAAAGCAGAATGTACCACCTCAGCAAATTCAACGTCTGATTGACCAACTCGATGTGCGTATGGTCTTTACGGCACATCCAACCGAAATCGTGCGCCCGACGATTCGCGAAAAACAGCGGCGCATGGCAAAGTTACTTCAAAAGTTGGATCAGCTAGAAGAAAAGCAAGGTCTCAACAAAGCAACTTCTTGGGAAGCCGCACAGCTACGCGAACAGCTTACCGAAGAAATCCGCCTGTGGTGGCGGACAGATGAATTGCATCAGTTCAAACCTACTGTGTTAGATGAAGTCGAGTATGCACTGCACTACTTCCAAGAAGTTCTCTTTAGTGAGATACCCCAGCTGCATCAACGATTTAAACACGCACTTGCTAGTTCTTTTCCTCGACTGAATGCACCGAAGCACAATTTCTGTAAGTTTGGGTCGTGGGTAGGTGCAGACCGCGACGGAAATCCTTCTGTGACTTCTCAAGTGACTTGGCAAACCGCTTGCTATCAACGGCAAATGGTTTTAGAGAAGTATATTCAGTCGGTGAAGAACTTAATTAATTTATTAAGTTTGTCGCTGCACTGGAGCGATGTCTTGCCAGAATTACTCGAATCGCTAGAGCAAGATCAATCGCAAATGAGTGAAGTTTACGAGGCACTAGCAGTACGCTACCGACAAGAACCGTATCGCCTCAAACTATCCTATCTACTTAAGCGTTTAGAGAACACGCGCGATCGCAATAGTCGTTTGTATAATCGCGATTTACGACAACGCGAAATAGTTGAGAGTGAAAGCGACGCGCGGGGAATTTATCGCTCTAGTGCAGAATTTTTAGCAGAATTGCGCTTAATTCAGCGTAACCTAGAAGCAACAGGCTTAACTTGCCGCGAGTTAGAAAATCTCATTTGTCAAGTCGAGATCTATGACTTCAACTTAGCACATCTTGATATTCGCCAAGAGTCGTCGCGTCATGCGGATGTATTAGAGGAAATTTTACAGTATTTGCAAATAGTACCGCGCTCGTACAAAGAACTATCGGAAGCTGAGCGCGTTGCTTGGTTAGTCTCAGAATTGCAAACGCGTCGTCCACTCATTCCTGCTGAATTGCCTTTTAGTCCGCAAACAACCGAAGTTATCGAAACATTTCGGGTTGTGCGCTCGCTACAACAAGAGTTTGGTCCTAGTATTTGCCAAACTTACATCATTAGCATGAGTCATGAAGTGAGTGACCTCCTCGAAGTTTTACTTCTTGCCAAAGAAGCAGGATTGTACGACCCTGCGACAGGCACAAGCACCCTACAAGTCGTGCCACTATTTGAAACTGTTGAGGATTTATTGCGAGCGCCAAGGGTAATGCAACAGTTGTTTGAACTACCCTTGTATCGTGCCTTACTAGCAGGTGGCTATCACGCGCAGTCATCAGAAAGCTCGTCAACCGCTACAGCACCACCCCCACCACCTTCAACATTAACGCCGAATCTCCAAGAGGTGATGTTGGGGTATTCTGATAGCAATAAAGATTCAGGATTCTTAAGCAGCAACTGGGAGATTCACAAAGCCCAAAAAGCACTTCAACAAATTGCCGAACAATTCGGCTTGCAGTTGCGGATTTTTCACGGACGCGGTGGCTCAGTTGGTCGTGGTGGCGGTCCAGCTTACGAAGCTATTTTGGCACAGCCTGGACACAGTATTAACGGTAGAATCAAAATTACAGAACAAGGAGAAGTCCTCGCTTCAAAATATTCTTTGCCTGAATTGGCGATCTACAATTTAGAAACGATTACAGCTGCTGTTGTACAAGCAAGTTTATTGCGGACTGGATTTGACAATATTCAACCCTGGAACGAAATTATTGAAGAAATCGCCGCGCGATCGCGCAGTCATTATCGCGCTTTAATTTACGAGCAGCCAGACTTTATCGACTTTTTCCATCAAGTAACGCCCATCGAGGAAATCAGCCAGTTGCAAATTAGCTCTCGACCAGCCCGTCGTCAAGGTGGTAAAAAAGACCTAAGCTCATTGCGTGCTATTCCTTGGGTCTTTAGCTGGACGCAAAGCCGTTTTCTTCTACCCGCATGGTACGGCGTAGGAACTGCATTACAAGAATTTGTGAACGAAGAACCCGAAGAACATCTCAAGCTGCTGCGCTATTTTTACCTCAAATGGCCTTTCTTTAAGATGGCGATTTCTAAAGTCGAAATGACTCTAGCAAAAGTAGATTTGCAAATGGCAAAGCACTACGTGCAGGAATTATCTCGACCCGAAGATTTAGCTCGCTTTGAAAGACTATTTGAGCAAATTGCTAATGAATTTTACCTAACGCGAGATTTAGTGTTGACAATCACTGGTCATAAACGCCTTCTTGATGGCGATCCTGTTTTGCAAAAGTCTGTCCAGTTACGCAATGGCACGATTGTACCCTTAGGCTTTTTACAAGTTTCTCTGCTCAAGCGGCTGCGTCAATGCACGAACACAACATCAGGAGTCATTCACTCGCGTTACAGTAAAGGAGAACTGCTGCGAGGTGCATTGCTCACAATCAATGGGATTGCTGCTGGTATGCGGAATACGGGTTAATGAGCAAATTTTGGCAACCAAAACGAGTTTTAGCTTGTACTTTAGTAGCGCTGACCTCTGGAATTATCAGCGCTTATTTTGGAAGTCAAATCAGCTTACAAATTCAAAGTCAAAAATGCCAAAACCAACCTTGGGGCTTAAAAACAGCTTGTCATGCTTGGGTGACACCTGGTGCAGTTTGGCAAGGCGGTATAACAGGACTTTATTTAGGAACGCTGCTAGGTGGAATTATTAGTATCTTAGGAACGATTACAGCAGACTGCACAACAAAGACAAAAAGTCAAGACCAAATAAATGAAAATTTAGCATTATTTGCAGATGAATTAGAACTAACACCTACTCAACGAGTTGTACTACAACGCTTCCTAGTACTAATTACATTAAAATTAGCGGCATCTAGCCAAACAACTTCTCAAGAAGACACGGTCTTATCGATAGAAGAGTTACAACAACTGCTGGCGATCGCCAAGCACAAGCAACTACTCAAGCACCATTTGACCTCAGCACAAATTGCTCAATTATTAGAAGAGATAAGCATTGGCTCTAACACGTCAAGCGATTCTCCTTTTAAGAAGTCTATGCATATCCCTTCGCAGGCTCAAGACAACTCATTAAAGCCGATAAAATCTACCCAAAATACTTCAGCATTTTGAGGTAACAATTCTATAAAAACTTGACGAAAAGTTAATAACACTATTTTTGCAAAAATTAGCTATCGGTCGAAGCTGTGGGAAGTTGTAAATTTTCCCACGTTTTCCAACTATTACTTTCTGTATCAAAACATCGCCAAGTCGCAAGCGCACTATCTTGATAACAAATCAAAACTCGCCTACTTGCAGGGTAACTCGAAGAAAAGCCCTCGCTAAACTGCTGTAAAGGATAGGTTTTGCGGCTGAGGCGTCTAGCAACTGCTTGATTTGGACACTCGATCGCTAAAGCAGTTTTTCCCCCGATGTGAGTGAGTGAAAAAATACACATTCTCAAAATTGCCCGCAGCCAGCTTTCAGAGTAATCAAAATACTCGTCAATCAACTTGTTAGTAAATGCTTTTTGCAGCGATCGGTCTTGTGAGTCGGGAATAGGAAAGTCAGACATAGCAGAACTGTTGTGAGGGTACGTAGTTGGCTTGAGGTTAGATCAAAAGCTTTGACAGTGACAAGTGTTTGAATACCCAATTTTGCCAAAAAAAGAAGCGATCGCTTTTGATAAAATGCAACCGTAGCTGTGATTACTGCAAACCATGAATTCGCAAAATTCTCCGTCTCAAACAACAGGTGCTGATGCTGTTGATGTCGCGATTGCCTCAGGAATCGATTTTGATGGTACCCCGATTCCTCCTGCCAAACTCGAACTCTATCGCCAAGTAATGGCACTTGAAGCAGGCAGACAACGTAGCGGTGTTTCCAATACAATGCGATCGCGAATTGTACGGATTGGCGCGAAACATATTCCCCAAGATAAATTAAATCAAATGCTCATTGATGCGGACTTTGCGCCGCTTAAAGATAAAGAAATTGCTTTTTATTACGGTGGGAAGTAATAAAAACTTACGCAATATCAAGAGAATTTTTATGCGAGTTTTATACGTTTCAGTCGCGAAAATGCGATCGCATTCTTACATAGTCATACCAAGACATAATTGACTCGTGGCATAATTAGCCTGATGCCAGTCAGAGCCTTGAGATTAATTGCTTATGTCCCTATTTGACGCTAAACCAGCGCTGCTTGTCCTTGCTGATGGAACTACTTATCGTGGTTTTTCGTTCGGCGCTACCGGAACCACAATTGGGGAAGTTGTTTTCAATACTGGCATGACAGGCTATCAAGAAGTTTTAACAGATCCCAGTTATTACGGACAAATTGTTGTCTTCACCTATCCTGAACTCGGTAACACAGGCGTAAATCCAGACGATGAAGAATCGCATAAACCGCAAATCCGAGGCGCAGTAGCGCGCAACATCTGCTACAAACCGAGTAATTGGCGTTCGACAGCTAGCTTGCCAGATTACCTACAACAGCATAACGTTCCTGGCATCTACGGAATTGATACTCGCGCCCTTACTCGTAAAATTCGGGCTTTAGGTGCGATGAATGGCGGAATCTCTACCGAACTAGACGAAGCTGAGTTACTAGAGCAAGTTACCGCAGCACCTAGCATGAAAGGCTTGAATCTCGTGCGTGAAGTAACCACGGCTAACGTTTACGAATGGTCCGATCCCACAACGGCAATTTGGGAATTTAAGCCAGTTAATCAAGAGGCTACAGAACCTTTAACAGTTGTTGCGATTGACTTCGGGGTGAAGCGTAACATTCTCCGCCGTTTAGCCAGTTATGGATGTCGGATTGTTGTTGTGCCTGTCAGCACTCCTCCTGAAGAAATTCTTAAATACAACCCTGATGGAATTTTTCTTTCTAATGGTCCTGGCGATCCCGCACCAGTCACTGAAGGAATCGAAACAACAAAAGCACTCCTCGCTAGTCAAAAGCCAATGTTTGGCATTTGTATGGGACATCAAATTTTAGGTCACGCACTCGGCGCAGAAACCTTTAAGCTCAAGTTTGGGCATCGTGGTTTGAACCAACCGGCAGGTTTAAAGCAACGTGTAGAAATCACAAGTCAAAACCACAGCTTTGCGATCGACGCTAATTCCTTGCCGGATGCAGATATTGAGATTACTCACCTCAACCTCAACGACTTAACAGTTGCGGGATTGCGACACAAATCATTACCGCTATTTTCCGTGCAATATCACCCAGAAGCTAGTCCTGGTCCTCATGACGCCGATTATTTATTTGAGCAGTTTGTAAAATTGATGCGCGAAGCCAAGCAGAAATCAGCAACCAAGCGCTAGTTCTTTTCGCTCCGCAATTTCTGCCTCATGATAGTAGACAACGCCTCAAAAAACGCTCTATACTTGAGCCTCGACTTTAAACATCGCATTTAAGGTAGTAAGAGGAGGGTATTATTGCTGAACCACTGAATATTACGGTTAGTCTGCGAGGAACCCGTGAAGTGCGAGACAATTACCAATTGTTTCGATTTACAGGGTTACTAGATGCTTTCTCTGAGCCAACCTTTCGTAAGGTTATCAGCAAATGTATCGAAGAGGGACCAAAAAATATTATTTTGGATCTTTCCCAAATCGACTTTGTTGATAGCTCAGGTTTAGGAGCATTGGTTCAACTTGCCAAACAAGCACAAAGTGCTGGCGGCACTTCACAAATTGTGACTAATGCCCGCGTGACTCAAACAGTTAAGCTAGTTCGTTTAGAGCAATTTCTCTCGCTGCGTCCCTCAGTGGAAGTCGCGCTAGAGAACGTTAAACAGTCATGATCTGGCAACAGAAGCAAGGCTGATATAGCTATCCGGTTGTATTATCTGGGTAGCTTGATTTTTGCTTATAAAAAATGTTTATTAAAGCAGAACGGGGGAACTCGCTGCTAGACAAATCCTGTCTATCACGCAGCCAACTGCGATCGCATTAACTTAAGGAGAATACAGGGATCGAAGATAAAAAGAAGTTACTAAAACTAGCTCGGTAGTTTTGCCAAATTTATAAACACTACCAATCCAAAGAGAAAGGAAAATCCTAGTTGTGAATCAAAAGGAGGAAGAGCTACTCGATGGCTCATCTATAATAGAAGGCGAACTAACTGTTAGGTTAGAGCAACTGACACCAACCTTGGCTGAAGACTTATCACAGCTACAGCAGGTCTCTCCGAGTGCTTTGGCATATTTAGGAGATGCAGTTTATGAACTTTATATTAGGCGTTATTACCTACTGCCACCAAAGCGCTCGCGTGTTTATCATCGTTTAGTAGTGGCACAGGTAAGAGCCGAAGCACAAGCATTACATTTGCGCTCGCTGACTCCCTACCTTACCAATACCGAGTTAGATATAGTTCGTCGCGGTCGAAATGCGACAACGAAGCCGCCAAAGCGGATCGAACCTGAAATTTATCAACAAGCATCAAGTTTAGAAACCTTAGTCGGCTACCTATTTCTCACTGATTGTCAGCGTCTGACTCAGTTGTTGCACAAGCTACACTTTGAGCAAGATAAAAATGAGTGATAGAAATTGTCTTTCTATACTGAAATTGGCTATTCTTCTCAGTTAAAGTCGAGAAGTAGGGATGCCCAAAGAATTTAACACTGTAACTATATAAATGGCGAACAAACAACAAAAATTTAGATCTACGGGCAAAGCAAAGCATGACAAGCCAGTCAGAATCAGACAAAGCTCCAAGCCTTTGCTGAAATCTCTGAATCAGAGTCGCACTGCATCAACAAAACCTTCAGTTAATTATGCTGTCAATAGTACGCACTCACAACCTTTAGCAGAAGAAA
This sequence is a window from Chroococcidiopsis sp. TS-821. Protein-coding genes within it:
- the ppc gene encoding phosphoenolpyruvate carboxylase, with protein sequence MSSLINLSSDEALTVPSPLDLFLRQRLDLVEDLWESVLKQDCGQELVNLLGQLRDLCSPEGQATNDRAAEVTKLIAQLDLNEAIRAARAFALYFQLINIVEQHYEQRLQLARASQLTALSKQAASMNGQLLDSEKTLNGQPGADMLEKSWQAIQLDDQKYSTFHALFPHLKKQNVPPQQIQRLIDQLDVRMVFTAHPTEIVRPTIREKQRRMAKLLQKLDQLEEKQGLNKATSWEAAQLREQLTEEIRLWWRTDELHQFKPTVLDEVEYALHYFQEVLFSEIPQLHQRFKHALASSFPRLNAPKHNFCKFGSWVGADRDGNPSVTSQVTWQTACYQRQMVLEKYIQSVKNLINLLSLSLHWSDVLPELLESLEQDQSQMSEVYEALAVRYRQEPYRLKLSYLLKRLENTRDRNSRLYNRDLRQREIVESESDARGIYRSSAEFLAELRLIQRNLEATGLTCRELENLICQVEIYDFNLAHLDIRQESSRHADVLEEILQYLQIVPRSYKELSEAERVAWLVSELQTRRPLIPAELPFSPQTTEVIETFRVVRSLQQEFGPSICQTYIISMSHEVSDLLEVLLLAKEAGLYDPATGTSTLQVVPLFETVEDLLRAPRVMQQLFELPLYRALLAGGYHAQSSESSSTATAPPPPPSTLTPNLQEVMLGYSDSNKDSGFLSSNWEIHKAQKALQQIAEQFGLQLRIFHGRGGSVGRGGGPAYEAILAQPGHSINGRIKITEQGEVLASKYSLPELAIYNLETITAAVVQASLLRTGFDNIQPWNEIIEEIAARSRSHYRALIYEQPDFIDFFHQVTPIEEISQLQISSRPARRQGGKKDLSSLRAIPWVFSWTQSRFLLPAWYGVGTALQEFVNEEPEEHLKLLRYFYLKWPFFKMAISKVEMTLAKVDLQMAKHYVQELSRPEDLARFERLFEQIANEFYLTRDLVLTITGHKRLLDGDPVLQKSVQLRNGTIVPLGFLQVSLLKRLRQCTNTTSGVIHSRYSKGELLRGALLTINGIAAGMRNTG
- a CDS encoding DUF4090 family protein, encoding MNSQNSPSQTTGADAVDVAIASGIDFDGTPIPPAKLELYRQVMALEAGRQRSGVSNTMRSRIVRIGAKHIPQDKLNQMLIDADFAPLKDKEIAFYYGGK
- the carA gene encoding glutamine-hydrolyzing carbamoyl-phosphate synthase small subunit; its protein translation is MSLFDAKPALLVLADGTTYRGFSFGATGTTIGEVVFNTGMTGYQEVLTDPSYYGQIVVFTYPELGNTGVNPDDEESHKPQIRGAVARNICYKPSNWRSTASLPDYLQQHNVPGIYGIDTRALTRKIRALGAMNGGISTELDEAELLEQVTAAPSMKGLNLVREVTTANVYEWSDPTTAIWEFKPVNQEATEPLTVVAIDFGVKRNILRRLASYGCRIVVVPVSTPPEEILKYNPDGIFLSNGPGDPAPVTEGIETTKALLASQKPMFGICMGHQILGHALGAETFKLKFGHRGLNQPAGLKQRVEITSQNHSFAIDANSLPDADIEITHLNLNDLTVAGLRHKSLPLFSVQYHPEASPGPHDADYLFEQFVKLMREAKQKSATKR
- a CDS encoding STAS domain-containing protein, whose translation is MRDNYQLFRFTGLLDAFSEPTFRKVISKCIEEGPKNIILDLSQIDFVDSSGLGALVQLAKQAQSAGGTSQIVTNARVTQTVKLVRLEQFLSLRPSVEVALENVKQS
- a CDS encoding Mini-ribonuclease 3 — translated: MEGELTVRLEQLTPTLAEDLSQLQQVSPSALAYLGDAVYELYIRRYYLLPPKRSRVYHRLVVAQVRAEAQALHLRSLTPYLTNTELDIVRRGRNATTKPPKRIEPEIYQQASSLETLVGYLFLTDCQRLTQLLHKLHFEQDKNE